Genomic DNA from Euwallacea similis isolate ESF13 chromosome 11, ESF131.1, whole genome shotgun sequence:
GCTCTCAAAGGACGAAAAACTAGCGGATGTTTTTGAAGTAGCTCTTACCGCCTTAGCTTACCTCTCATTCGGAATCTTCATtatacatttgataatgagTATATCTGCAGTGGTAAGTAATTTTAGGTTGTGTTAAGACTGTTTGTATGAAATTGATATTTACAAAGAGGAACCCTCAAATGACCACTATGAACTCCAGAATAGTAGCAATAAATCCTGAATCTCCAGCTTTGTATAGTGAGTATACTTGATACTTGCATTTccaattttgtgtattttaaaacttttcagaTTCCTACGAATTTGGCGAATCGCCCCATGGTTCCTCCTTAAATTCTGAGGAATATATTACTTATAATAGGTTAGAAATCAAAATATCCAGATTGCAGCACATAGACGTTTACATAacgttatttcaaaaacgttaTATTTTCATCATATTCTTAACGACATATTAACATTTCTTTTCTCACATCACATTACTACCACACTACCACAGATAGAACGTGactaacaattatttttctttaaaatttaatatttcaatctaGTTATGAGGAAGTTCCACAATCAAGAACCTTGTACGATTCTTCAGTGGCAAATGAACTTGCCAAACGAACACTCAACATATTAGATTCGGTCCTAATAGCTGGAAAAGACAAAGGCCGGTGCCTTAAAAGAGCCATCTGCAGCGCAGCTAAATATTCCAGAGATTTGCATGGAAAcagtaaattatttatgggATTTTTGAGGTGAGGTTACACAGGATCGGAACATTTTCGTTTCTCATCCAGTGATCGTAATCGATTTTAGCTTTGGAGCAAGTTGGTTGTCGGACAAAATTTCCGAGAAAGCTTTGGCTAAAATTGAAGGATTGCAGGCTGCCATTCTTGGATTGGGGAATGCCAGTTGTGATGTGATTTACGTTTGTAGAGGTTTTTAGTCAGAAATATAAgtgatttaatttataatagatttgcattttggtttaaaacaaagatttttttttgaaaatgtagtGAACGTAAATTGACCAATAAAACTTACAAAGAAAGGGACCCAAGTGTCCCCctccgattttaatgaaattttgcacagaAGTAGTTTAAACCTATCTAAGAATAATGATGTACATTTTACGTGCCATCTTCAAAGCTTAAGGGGTGAAAACTACCCCTAaagtttcgccaatttttcgttttttgacgataacttttgattcagatgagttagaacaacaaataaaaaagcaaaatgttccttttttaattcttcatcgATCCTTCTAGatccgaaaaaaatatcacttttagtttgtttttttttgaaaatttaatttgtttttctcccCGTTTTTGCATGCCTCGAGCTgtctcatacaattttttaccattttatagagaaaatatttcttaatagaATGGTGTAAAGTAGAACTCGATACCATGtttctaacaaaagttataattgtttaagtaaAAGTGTGCACGCCATGTTCTATTGCTTATAACTTCAGAACCGCAGGtcgcagaagaaaatttttcataataaaaaaggcgTAATTTAAGTACTAATGATGTAATTATAATACATGTATCTCTGCCATATGTGGTATCACATAATCcgcataaataatattatccaCTTTCATCCTGTAAAAACGTACacagaagttaaaaaatgactATTTCTAACAATCATCATTATTTAGTTACTAAACAAATAGAGTCTCAAGGAGGACATATTCCACTGATCCAAATcctaaattgcaaaatttatagTGGGGGCCATCACCCctgattatttcaatttttttttaatggaagtaAAAATCTTCTGTAGATCTATTTCTTTGATTCATctctatttaaaacaataaagaaaaatgaaactggggattaaaattaattagatttcaTTCACTCTATTaccttcataaaattaaaaattattctaaatatacatataatttcaacaacatttaatttatagaaCATAAATTATGCATGTGACACTATGACATTGTGCATGTAATGAATGCATCCATAATTAATCTTACAGttatttaatcttatttacttttcttaaCAATTGTGCATCATATCTAAATAatggtaataaataataatgccCTGACGATATATAAAAAGACATTCTTATACGAACCTGTGTTTAAAAGTAAACCTTCATATAGTGGTTACCAGCATTTTAGACTACGCAATGTTGATCAATCCAGTTAATATAGtaaatctattattattaacgttCAGTGCACTAAATCTTACAAGTACCCAACTTCAGAACCGCAGGTCGCAGAAGAAAATTtgtcataataaaaaaggcgtaatttaatgagcattaaagaatgataccataaaaattatattttcagttgaaattaGATTAACATTTTCTACAGTTAACAAGTATTATGCGTTAGTAATCAGCGTAGggcatttttccatatatgataaatatacaagtagtcgaatattttattggtatCTATGGATTATATGTTTTGCAGTAATGATATTcgtcgaaaaaatgtttaaaacataaatttttcttacaccaagaacatttaaatattgcaactTGGTCACATAAATCACATTTCGCAGAAACTGTGTGAAAGCTGTATTCTACAGGGTTTTCAAATTCGGCAGGCCTTTCTTCGATATATCCACTTTTAAaccatgaatatttaaaaagattagTGAATCTCGGCGAAGACAATTGATTATGAACGAGGGActgtaattttatcaaattatttctttcgtgtaaatttatatcataGTTATATAATAATACTGAACCTGAAAACTtcctaacaaaatttttccaaactcGGAATCCAAAAACATCTAGAGGCTGTATTATTCCTGTTGTGCCAGCAAGTATGGTACGTACGTTAATCTCATTATGATTAATAGCTATGTCTTCCAAAACAGTAGGGCATTGTCCATTCCAGGAATCTAAAAGTAAGTGATTTTTGTCCTGTGTTTGGTATAAATACTTCTGTAATCcatgttttgaaatgttcacgtgttaattttccagatttgGATGCTAAAATGTAGACATTTTCTggacgaaataatttttcctccaCTCGAGGTCCAAACCCACCGCTGGGTtcatataaaactattaacaaaGGCGACATAAGCTTTCCACTAGCAGAAATGAATGGCTGAATTGTATAACTATGCGTAGTAGACATTTTTGATTGTACAATGTTTTCTACATGCTTTTCTCCTTCAATGCATAAGGTGCGTCCTGCATGTAACTCTAAATTGAAGCCACTTTGATCAGAGTTATATATATTATCATATCCATAAGAATTCATTTCATTCTTAATAGCATCTACAAATtcgtttgctttttttattattatacgtTGCTCTCTTACGTTCTTCttgattataaattttgttatttttctggaaacaATACGATGACGatgcttaaatttttttatccagtGGTCAGAAGCTTTAAAGGCAGTATTAACTAATCCAATATGTCTATTTGCCTGTAAAGCCCATCGACGAATATCTATGTCGTGAATAGGCAAACGTTTCTCTAATGTttccatgaaattatttaaagtaaattgcgatatttttgcaaactttTCTCTGTGAGTTCCTCCTTGATTTATGGCATACTCCCAGCGCTTCAACTGCTTTCTGGATAGTACCTTTCTAAAGTTTCTCTGCActgtagatatttttaaattaccattttttccagatttccaatattttacagcTCTTTTCTTATAATCGAAACTTAAAGGTTCGATGTCTTTCGTACAAACACTTTCCGAACTAGAATCGCTATCATCTAGATGATATCTTTGAATCTCTTCTTCGTCTTCTATAATTTCCAGCTCATGTGCTTCAAACGGATCATTAAAATCAAGAGTATCTTGTGTTTCAAATTCTGAAGATACATCATCACAGGCATGTTTAATAATGCCTTCTAGTTCTTTAGCTATATCCTATTCCTTTTCTGTTACCGGTGTACTTGTAAGATTTAGTGCACTGaacgttaataataatagatttaCTATATTAACTGGATTGATCAACATTGCGTAGTCTAAAATGCTGGTAACCACTATATGAAGGTTTACTTTTAAACACAGGTTCGTATAAGAATGTCTTTTTATATATCGTCAGggcattattatttattaccatTATTTAGATATGATGCACAATTGttaagaaaagtaaataagattaaataaCTGTAAGATTAATTATGGATGCATTCATTACATGCACAATGTCATAGTGTCACATGCATAATTTATGttctataaattaaatgttgttgaaattatatgtatatttagaataatttttaattttatgaaggtAATAGAGTGAAtgaaatctaattaattttaatccccagtttcatttttctttattgttttaaatagagATGAATCAAAGAAATAGATCTACAGAAGATTTTtacttccattaaaaaaaaattgaaataatcagGGGTGATGGCCCCCActataaattttgcaatttaggATTTGGATCAGTGGAATATGTCCTCCTTGAGACTCTATTTGTTTAGTAACTAAATAATGATGATTGTTAGAAATagtcattttttaacttctgtGTACGTTTTTACAGGATGAAAGtggataatattatttatgcgGATTATGTGATACCACATATGGCAGAGATACATGTATTATAATTACATCATTAGTACTTAAATTAcgccttttttattatgaaaaattttcttctgcgaCCTGCGGTTCTGAAGTTATAAGCAATAGAACATGGCGTGCACACTTttacttaaacaattataacttttgttagaaaCATGGTATCGAGTTCTACTTTACACCATtctattaagaaatattttctctataaaatggtaaaaaattgtatgagacAGCTCGAGGCATGCAAAAACGgggagaaaaacaaattaaattttcaaaaaaaaacaaactaaaagtgatatttttttcggatCTAGAAGGATcgatgaagaattaaaaaaggaacattttgcttttttatttgttgttctaactcatctgaatcaaaagttatcgtcaaaaaacgaaaaattggcgaaacttTAGGGGTAGTTTTCACCCCTTAAGCTTTGAAGATGGCACGTAAAATGTACATCATTATTCTTAGATAGGTTTAAACTACTtctgtgcaaaatttcattaaaatcggagGGGGACACTTGGGTCCCTTTCTTTGTTAGTTgcataattctaaaaaatttgacaatcCGAAGTATTACGTAACAGGAAAATGAACTCTAAAACTGGGGTTTTCTAGCAATGTAGTTACATAATATTACGACCGCTACACTACTGCACCGCTTTCCCAAGGAAATCATACCTTTATCGACTTTCTGATTCGACAGAGATGAAAAAGTGAGATCATAAGCTTATGCAACTGGCCacttattttatcattttaattaatcttatgagcaaaaaaaacattaatcaaCTTTAACGCAGTTCAGCTCTTCTGGTAATGTAACATTTCAttacaatatattttgttttgaacGAAATTCCTAACTGCACTCAATTGTCTCTCCCAATCGCAATGGAACCACCAATCGAAACTTTCCACGCTACTAAACATTAAACCATTCTGCCACAAATTACCGCTGCAATGCTGAAAATACTTTTGGTACTCTTGGTTATAAGACGCAGGGTCCTTAGGAACTACCGCGTATGGACTATTAATAGCTGGTTGTTCCTGAACGGTTATTTTGGGAACTATCTCTTTTCTTACAAAAGATGGCAactttttcggttttttagTTAACACCTCTTGGCCAGGCTCTACGGGTATCCACTCCATAAAACCGTAGTTTTTTACAGGGGCAGGGGCAACAGTTGCGGTATCATAAGCCACTTCAATTTCCTTCTCCACTTCAAAGTCATAGTCCTCATCGTAGTCGCAATCATCACCTTCTTGATAATCTTCGTCATCGCAAAAATAGTCATCACTCATCTCTTTCTGATAATTTTCGCAGAGTTTTGGTTTCTCCGAATCGGGAAGCAAGTCTTGCCATTGGGGCGCTGTGGAATCGATTTGTGATCGATAAGCAATCGCAAATatgttttctaataattttggaaaatctgATTTGCAGTCTTTTGAATGCTCAATATTATCGGTTTCTTGCGACTTAAAGCAATGCGACATATTGAGGTCAGTCACTTCGTCACCGCTTAGAATTCTAGCAATATCAATTAAAACCTTATTCTTGTTAACGACTTCTTCGACACTTTTGGGCTTTTGAGGTGACTTGCAGTTGGGGACATTAATGAACTGTTCCAACAGCTCTACTGCATTTAATTCAGCAGTTTCACTTTTTCCAGAAGTCTGGTCATTAAGAGTTAAAGACATATCTCCACTCAAACTCTCCTCAACAGCTTGATTTAATTCTTCTTTCTCCTCGGCCTGCTTTTTAGACTTCTTTTTGCTAGATTGTTTCTTAGGACGACTTTCGACTAGAGATTTGCGAATTTCCTGGATTTCTTTGTCATAACTACTTGAATCCTGCCATTTTCCATACAAATGTGTAAGTTCCTTTTCAAATTGATACTTCTCATTCACAACTGGGATTGACAAGCTTTCACCTCCGATATAACCGAGAATATTCTGCAACAGTTCAGCCTCTTTGCCATTAAAGGTGATGTTAATACAGTTGCCAATGGATCCGAATCGACCAGCACGTCCCATTCGGTGTAAATACGTGCAGGCGTCCAAAGGAATATCGTAGTTAATCACTAAATTCACGTCAGACACGTCAATTCCGCGGGCTATTAAGTCGGTAGTTACTAatatcttcaatttaaaatctttcaaatcgCTCATGTATTTGAGACGTTCGGACTGTTTCTGTGCCGAAGATATAAACACCGATTTCCACCCATTCCGGTTGAGGAAGTTGCTTATACTCTCTGCCCTCGATTGATagttagaaaatattatgcaTTGCACAAAGGGCACGCAAGACATTAACTTCAATAATTCATCGTTCTTCGCTTTAACCTGTTGTACTACATTAGAAGGCAATTCCAAAAGTCTAACAAACTGCTTAAGACCTAATAGCAGAGGAGTGTCTTCTTCCGCGGAAACGACCACCGGACAACGCAAATAAAGCTCAAGGAACGTCTTTACCGCCTCTGGGTAGGTGGCACTGCACATTATGATTTGCTTCTTATCAGGCAGAGTATTATAGATCTCAGTTATATCATTTTGGAAGCTTTCTTCAATTAGCTTATCAGCCTCATCTAGAACGAACAGTTTAATAGAGTCAACTTTGAGACTGCCTTGCTCAATTAATTGCCGCACTCGACCGGGAGTGCCGACTGCAATGTGGCAAGACTTGCATTTTTCCT
This window encodes:
- the LOC136412226 gene encoding probable ATP-dependent RNA helicase DDX20, with translation MNEPKVLGQSLTSKERTKDVLLTEKLPFSSMLLPPDILRGLGASGFECASPIQLTALPVGRCGFDLIVKSKSGTGKTLVFSVIALESIKLEKQAPQVLILAPTREIAVQIQEVIQSIGTFFEGLTVNCFIGGLPLEIDKEKCKSCHIAVGTPGRVRQLIEQGSLKVDSIKLFVLDEADKLIEESFQNDITEIYNTLPDKKQIIMCSATYPEAVKTFLELYLRCPVVVSAEEDTPLLLGLKQFVRLLELPSNVVQQVKAKNDELLKLMSCVPFVQCIIFSNYQSRAESISNFLNRNGWKSVFISSAQKQSERLKYMSDLKDFKLKILVTTDLIARGIDVSDVNLVINYDIPLDACTYLHRMGRAGRFGSIGNCINITFNGKEAELLQNILGYIGGESLSIPVVNEKYQFEKELTHLYGKWQDSSSYDKEIQEIRKSLVESRPKKQSSKKKSKKQAEEKEELNQAVEESLSGDMSLTLNDQTSGKSETAELNAVELLEQFINVPNCKSPQKPKSVEEVVNKNKVLIDIARILSGDEVTDLNMSHCFKSQETDNIEHSKDCKSDFPKLLENIFAIAYRSQIDSTAPQWQDLLPDSEKPKLCENYQKEMSDDYFCDDEDYQEGDDCDYDEDYDFEVEKEIEVAYDTATVAPAPVKNYGFMEWIPVEPGQEVLTKKPKKLPSFVRKEIVPKITVQEQPAINSPYAVVPKDPASYNQEYQKYFQHCSGNLWQNGLMFSSVESFDWWFHCDWERQLSAVRNFVQNKIYCNEMLHYQKS